DNA from Onychomys torridus chromosome 1, mOncTor1.1, whole genome shotgun sequence:
gtgattctaaatcccccCAAAATTGACCATCACAACGACCCATCATATGGCTGAACCATTGCTTAAGTAGTGTACTTAGCATAGCCTAATTGTCCATCGTGGTGGATGGGTCCCTAAACATGGTAGATGCACACTACtgagcagtgcttctcaaactTTAATGTTCTTGGAGGCCTCTGGAGATTTTGATTTGATTAAGTTTCTGGATTTTATAGAGCTCAGGCATGCTGACAGTTGATCTGAAACAACACCAAGGTTCTGCATTTCCAACAAGTTCAGGCAGTTTCCATAATTTCCCAGACAACAACCTGAGAGGAAAGGGTAAAAACTGCAGGAGTGTTTTCCAGCAGAATTCCCGGAGACCACAGAACAACTCTGTATGTTTGTTGTCCAATGTGATATCACTAGTCAGGTACCTAAAATAGAGTGTGATTAAGTAATAACATTTCAGTGTGCATTAAATTTTagctaattttaataaaatattaagtgaACTCATGAGGCTGGAGTGGCAGCCCGTCAGTTAAGGGCAAGAATTgtgtttgcagaggacctgagttcagttcccagtactggCATCTGATGGCTTATAACAGCCTGTAGTTTTAGCTCAGGCGATCTGatgaccttttctggcctcagtggaCACTGCACCCCCACAgatccatataaaataaaaaaaaataaaataaatgaattcacaTAATAAACCTAATTCCCTCATGTTGGAGAGCATACATCAGGAAGAATCTGTGACTGGTTTATCAGCAAGAAACCAGAATATTAAACAACAAGGTGGAAGGTTAAGAAGACAAAGCAGGCTGAGGGTTGTCACAGTGGTTAAGTCCTCAGACTTGTTGTAAACGtttgagcatggtggcatatgactGTAATCACAGGGCTGGGGAAACAGACAAGAGCGTCCACTGGACTCACTCACCAGCTGGCCTATCATTATTGGTGAACTTCAGACTATTGAGAGATCTTTTCCCTAAGAGGTGGATGACCTCCTTAAGGATGACACCAGAGTTGTTCTGGACTCCACACATTTACCTATACATACCacatatgcacatgaacacacacaaatacttgttttttaagtaaaaagaaagagtggagctggagagatggctcaatggttatgaGTACataccactcttgcagaggaccaaagtttggttcccagcacccaccgtagatgcctcacaaccacctgtaattctaactcaaagaagatctgatgccctctgttgGCTTCTATAGGCACTGAACACATATTCACTGCATGAATGCAtttcctcccctttctttcttcccttgccttcccttcccttctcctcccttccttctttcctttcctttccttttttttgaggggggatggggtttgagacagggtttctctttgtagttctagctgtcctggaactctctctgtagaccaggctggcctcagactcacagagatccgcctgcctctgccttcctaggattaaaggtgtgtgacaccatgtcCAGCATATTTTCAATATgtacctgtgcatgcacacacacacatacacacacatgcacacactcacatacacatacatgcacacactcacatacacatacatgcttaaacacacatccacacattgagagagagaatatttaaaagagaaggggcagctggagaaatggctgagtggttaagtaTACTGGCTAGACTCAggctagcacccacatggcatctcacaactgtctgtaactacagtcccaggggatccaacacattCTTCTGGTCTTTGAGGGCATTGTACACACATGGTGCCTggatatacattcaggcaaaatccccataggcataaaataaaataaataaatcttttttttttttttttaagaaaagagtcAAAAAAAATCTGGGCACCCATTGAAAGCTGCAGCCTGACATCCCCGCTACAATTACTTTCCTTTATGCCTTAGTTTATTAAATATATGGTATTGATTATATTTGAGTTACTATTTTCTAAGTTaccaagaaagacaaaggagctgccatctgaaTTATGGAATAATAGTAAGGCATGATGCTCAGTTAATTGTGAGATGCTGTCCAATTTGAGAGATATTAAAGTATAAAAAGGGAGTGTTCTGAGAATCACCCACTCCCAGTGAGATATATAACAGCACTTGGACATCAAAGGAGAAACTTTTGGGTGGGCTACCAAAGCCTCTACCTTCTGctgcagaaaaaaagaagaaattcctAAGAGAGCTGGtgatatagttcagttggtatgatttgattttgatccccagaacttgcattaaaaaaaataataataataataaaaagcaggcatggtagcatacactTGCAATCCCAATCTGGTACTTGCTTTCTAGCCAGCCTTCCTTGATCAACAGGCTCCTGaacagtgagagactgtctcaaataacaaagtGAACAGCTCTTGAGGTtgaacaacacctgaggttgacctctgccctacacacacacacacacacacacacacacacacacacacacacatgcatgtgcatgctccTGGGTTGAAACATTCCACCCTGGAAGAAGGCTCCTTAAGGGTCaggaagttttaaattaaaacattcccTCCATCCTACTTGgctttttgtcaatttgacataagttagagtcatctgggaagaggaacctcaactgagaaaacgccaTCTGATTGCCTGTAGGCGAGCCTGTAGTGTGTCTTCTTGATTGCTGCAGAGAACCCAGCCTATGGGCAGTGGTCctagggtgtataagaaagcaaagtgagcaagccaaggggagcaagcctgtaagcagcactcctccatggcttctgcttcagtttctgccttgagttcctgtcctgacttcctttggtgatgaactgtgatgtgaaagtgtaagtcaaataaaccctttcctttccaagtggCTTTTTTGTCATGATCCTTATCAGAACAATAGGAACCCTGACAAGAGCAAAAGCTGGTACTAGTGGGTACTGCTGTGACAGACCAGACCATGTTCtggggaggactgtggaaggactttggaacttagTGTTCAAAGCTTCATGAGCTATTGTAGGGACTTAGATGTTAAAGCTGAGAGCAGTGCACACCAGAGGCCTGCCTTGTGAACTGctgagggaagtttgagagtccCTTAAAGACTCTGTTGGGGCTGTTTGATATTGCAACTCTGTGGTTCTGGTCAGATGGGTGAAGCTGTCATTGACAAAAGACCAGAAACACTAAAGTGAAATCTTTTCTTGCTGGGACAATGggtgctggtcagctggagctgtgattaagaagagaccagcatcactgaggtgaagtcTTCAGGGAAGTGTTtcttcagggtcagcacacaCAGGCTGTGTTCAGAGAGAGGGTCAAGGCTGTATCTTGTGCTGGCAGCTAAACTTGCTAATGTGGGAAGTttcccaggtggtactggttttgaatgCATGAAGGGGTCATAGAAAGCAGAtaaggcttggcactgtgtggcaaggctggagtccctgaagaggACGTTGGTGAAGTACAACTCTGGTTTTCAGTAGAAACTCCAGTATTTGAGGGgtcctggagagaagctgaggttTGGCACCATGTGGCAGGGTCAGAGTCACTGAAGAAAGCTGTaggatgaatcttaaaaggacttattaattaaaacaaacctggagctagttattggggtgaatgctggaaatcagagatgcagaacaagccacagcttcctcacctcaccaattcctcagctgatcctgttccctcagactggaagcctctcagtcctcatcctgaatgaatctcagctgaactgcttctaaaagcctaaaagcttaaccagccaaatgcttctagtttctggtcctcacgccttatatacctttctgctttctaccatcactccttgggattaaaggctcactttctgggattaaaggcgtgagtcaccatgcttggatgtatccttgaacacacagagatccaggtagatctctgcctctggaatgctaggattaaaggcatgtgttaccactgcctatccactatgtttaatgttgtggctattctgttctctgaccccagataagtttattagcatgcataatatttcggggaacacaataccatcacatttcccctttttttgtctaaaatttaaaaaaagcttataactaatacaagaaaaactatccaataagtatatacaatatatatatatatattcaagaattacattaacgatgtctagtccattaatatttgacagattcagataaaactccattatatatattaacaatgtccagtaacatttgataaactcagacaaaaaaatttcattattatcctatttaaaacaagtagttcctttttaaaagtattttttcttttcataatagattcagtaatctaccttttgtcatttttatatcttctcctttttctttttagagtagattcagtgatctacccctttatcctattatttccttatcttttttctcagagtagtcaatgatctacctcatatctatattctcttttttcttttacctttttataAAACAagacctctgaatctaatctccatgttcagcttttttcctgaccattaacaattagcaacatgtaaccaaccatcataaacaatgacaactatCCATAAAtcattgaacaaccaaaaaactacccaccctacctcttgggaatgtgggcattgttttcttaaaattacttcctgctttctgagggcaaagacatctttagggaatcctgaaaagaaaatttttgggttaattgtcaagtcctgtatcattcgtccagccgctgcatagtgagaaagtgcagggcttgtttcaagtccttgttcaagtagtctgtcaggctggatcatctcagccagtcatctcaaaattgtcctgagtagtttgtagttcaaagttgatctttctgtggtgttaatcagcttaatggctttatcatagtccatgtggaatcatcgttgtgggatcctgtcttcttgaagatttcaaagtcactgttaggcgtggtcatggttccctgcagacattttttttttttttttttgccagagctgaggaccgaacccagggccttgcgcttgctaggcaagcgctctaccactgagctaaatcccccaaccccaccccctttttttgtgcctcctctgtggtttggagcaatcacagtctgataaatgtctgtctcttggaaccatgaacgttcttccctagaagagaatatcttcacagcaatttttccccaccatttgtcttgccaaaattttccaaactgacctttacCAATGCTttctggtcctggcaattctctaaTGAAGCAGTAGTAagccctttgtcccaggtagcagcataaCCAACACaaagagaagcagccagcaacttggagcagcagcctcCGGCcgcagcttctccttagcaagcctcctaggccggcctcaaactcgggatcctcctgcctctgcctccttcagtaaatccaacagGTATGCGCCATCACAACCGGCcgagtgtagctcaggcctgagctgtggCCCGCAAGGCCACAGACAAGTAGCTTTTTCGAGAATTTGTACCACGAATGTTGGGCACCAGAGAGCCCAGAGGAGGCTGTTGGTGAAAGTGAAGCCAGTGGCAATAGAGACCtgagcattttggagatgccaataCCGTGGGACGATCACCAAGGATACCAGCAGGTATGGAGTGGAGCTGGTTTAGGATACAAGTTTTGAGGCTGTGGATGGCAGAGCCAGAGAGGTAGAGTTGTTCAAGCCCCTTGGAGTCCAGAAGTGAGTCCCAGATGTCTGacacttgaattaaaaaaaaaaaaaagaaaagaaaaataaataaaaaggaaaggaaacatgactgctcctaggcatggtggaggagaaagtttattgtagatcaAAGGGAGAGCAtaatcagaggcagagacatctgggagagtcagAGAGGACATGATCAGACCGAGCTGAGCCATgtaaggagaagaggaaagagaggggaccaggtgcagcagccaggaggcccaaagGTACAAAGAGAGCAGGGAACTAAAACGGCTGGATCCTACAAGGAAAAGCAGCCAGCCCCTgtgctggagagttcagggtaggggcgggtatgccagccaggagggctgtaacaggtagggactgagggatgctgggagaacctggtggccagctTCCacttgatatgttaaataggcacctcagccatttgtcccaagTTTGAATCCTAACAACTCTGAGCTGGACACAGTTGTACTTTGGTTTTGATCTGATCTgactgtgactgtgccctgggTCTTCCCTCCTGGAGTAAGAAAGGatttcacttaaaaaacaaaaaacaaaaacccaaaaccaaaaaaaccccagaaggTCACAGTTTTAGACTTTTAGTATTAGAGAGAGaaactgaatattttaaaaagaccgAACTTtgaaagtgtttgaattttttttttttttttcgagacaaggtttctctgtgtagctttgccccttttcctggaactcacttggtagcccaggctggcctcgaactcacagagatccacctggctctgcctccccagtgctgggattaaaggtgtgtgccaccactgcccggcctagtgtttgaatttttaaagactagaGCTTTCATAAGTTggaatattttatgttgttttagtGGTATTAATATGAGCTCTTGGGGACAAACAAGAAAGGAGTCTTTTGGGTTTAATAGTGATGCATCGAGGTGATAAGGGGTCACCCTCcatggaggctgaagagatgactcactgATTAGGAGCTCTTGCTAAGGACACaagcttggttctcagcacccaaacaGGGCTGCTTGCAACTGCCGGTAACCCCAGCTCTAGGACCACCCTATGGCCTCTTTGGTGTCTGTAGGCATCTGCGTGGATTCATGCACCCCgaccccatacatacacataagtaaaaataagccagtcagatgtggtggcacaccttttagtcccagcactcaggaggcagaggcaggcagatctctgtgaattcaaggacagcctggtctacagagcgagttctaggccagccaggaatgCATAGTAGATCCTGtctaaaatgaaattaatatttttaaattacatgtacaTTCTTCCAGGAAGGAGGTTCAGGGTACTCATGAAACtctaaaagtaaacaaatgtcaCGTGTCTGAGAAAGCTAAAGTTTCCAAGATTCACAAGGGCCAccttaaaagtttaaaaacagcaacaaggGCTGGAGGGGGAATTTGCCAACTTGCCCAATTGCCTGGATGCcacaggcagagctccagggctACAGTGTTATGAGTCCCCAGATGTGCTGGAGGGAGCTTTGCCATGATGCTACTGCCTTCGGGTTGTCCCTGCTCATGTAAGGAACCTCCAAACAGTCACGGGGTTAGCAAGCTGGACTTTGGTGTAATATTGTTGGTCTGTACTTGGTTTCCTCCTCTGTCCATCCCTCCGTGCCTTTGttactctctccctccttccctcctgacCCACCTAGCTGTGAGAAGGCAGCACTTCTCCTCCATGCCTTCCTCACCACGATGGTCCACATCCCCTaaactgtgagctaaagtaaACTAATCCCTGAGTGGCTTTTGCCACCCATTCtgtcacagcaaacagaaaatgGACAGAGAGGACACCATATACACAAATGGTCTCAAACAACCACTGTTAGCTTAAAGTGTAGGAATGCTGTTGTATGGATTGatctattaaaatgtatttattcttaggtttgtgtgtattatgtatgtgtatttattcttaggtttgtgtatattgtgtatgtgtatttattcttaggtttgtgtggattgtgtatgtgtatttattcttaggtttgtgtatattgtgtatgtgtatttattcttaggtttgtgtatattgtgtatgtgtatttattcttaggtttgtgtggattgtgtatgtgtatttattcttaggtttgtgtatattgtgtatgtgtatttattcttaggtttgtatggattgtgtatgtgtatttgtgcaccacatgcctacAGTCCCTGCAGCAACTGGAAGACAGCACCAGACCTCCTgaactggagctgcagacagcggtgagccaccatgtggttgctgggaatggaacccaggtcttctggaagagcagccggtgcttttaactgctgagccgtctctccagccctttgattttattttccaaattatttcattataaatttatGTCACTTGAATTTTAACAATGGTTGTGTTTATCAAGCAACTCTTAAATGCCTGAATCTTCTCCAGTTGTTTCCATAAGTATGAGTGGGCACCGCCACTCAGCCCTAGCTGAATGGCCATTTTAATTCACAGGGACGGCACCACTTGACTTTTTTGATGTTTACTATTTCCTGTGGGCTGCCCACTGCCAGAATGTACAAGCAGGTTATACAAGCAGGGTTTGGGGATGGAATTTTGACCGTGTCTTCTCCAGCAACTAGGTTGAGGACTGCACAGTAGGTATCCAAAATAGACAAATGACTGCTGAGAGTGGGTGTTCAATAACTACTGCTTGAGGAGAGAATGGAAGACAGGGAGCTTCATGACATAACAGTCTTGGGAAGTTAGGGATGGCTTGCTTGAAGCTGGCAAAATCTGCTTCTGTATCATACTCATGGTTCTatgtctgagggaggagggctgggcctggagccctgggtctgagggaggagggctgggcctggagccctgggtctgagggaggagggctgggcctggagccctgagtctgagggaggagggctgggcctggacccctgggtctgagggaggaggggctgggcctGGACCCCTGGCATTCAAGGTCATTTGTATCCTGCCTCTGTGGGGGATTGGAGCCAGGGATGAAGGTTAAAGATGAACAGGCAGAACGAGACAGGCTTTactggaacttgaactcagatGTTCTCCCCCTACCCTGACTACTCTCTATGTGTGCAGTAGCCAAGAAACTAGGCAGCTCAGAGATGGGGAACCCAAGCGCAGGTGGATGGACAGTGATGGGCAGACTCCAGGGAAGAGTTCAGTGCCAGAGACAGTTCCCTTTTACAGCACACAGTGTTCATGGGAATGGACTAATGGAAAGCATAGAGGAAAGTTGGgattgttgcatttttgtttttatttatttggttttatagATAGTAAGAGTTTTTGAAGCAGCCTTCTTTGGATGAGGTTGCTGGTCCAGAGCATTTGTACTCCAGCTTCTGGACCCAGTGAGTCTCAAACTGTGACCACCAGCTATGAGAGATTCCAGAGCCAAGACcctgggaaggaagggggaacCTGGAGTAAGGGCAAGGAtactgggtctgagggaggaggctgggcctggggtcctgggtctgagggaggaggctgggcctggggtcctgggtctgagggaggaggctggagactAGAGTCTTAAGTGTGTGGGAGGAAGGCTGAGGAATCAGACGATGGAAAAGGCAGCGAAAGCACAGGACAGCCAGTAATGATAGGATGGTAATGGATAATCAGTTGCCCCGCATCGTTCTCTGGATCCAGTTTTGGTAATTGCACAGGTTTGCGTAGACCCCCGGGTAGCCAGGCATGGCACAACGCTCCATTCCCCAGGACACAAGGCCCTGGAGCTGTCCTCCACACACCAGGGGTCCCCCAGAATCTCCCTGTGAGGAGGGGGAATAGGAATAGAATCAGCCACAGGAAGTAAGCAGTTAGACAACAGCCCTCCTCACCTTTGACTCCAGCCTCAGACCAGGGTAGTTGCTTCATCTGCACTGCCCTCATCCCAGGCTCCCTCCATGGATCTgatgccccccccacccccactgtatCTCCAGATGACTCTGTGTCTCTTCACACCCCATCTTTGCCTCTTTCACTGTTAGCCTTGGATTTCCAGAAGTTTCCCCCAAACTCCCCTATGTATACACAACACTCTATGCTGCTTCCACAGACCTAAGAAGTTTATTAGACAaaacaggaaactgaggcataataGAGTTAAATCCAAAGGAACATGTGACTACGAGGCAAGGAAGCTGGGTGATTCCTGCATGTCTGTACCCCTGAAGTCCCTTCCAACCACATCCGCTGACTTTTCTGTTATTGAGATACTGGGCCTCACCTGACAGGAGTCCTTTCCTCCTTCGGGAACCCCGGCACAGACCATGCCGGATGTGATGGTTCCCGGGTAGGCCTGACGGCACACCTCCTCTGACATAATGTTGACATTCACACACTGCAGAGCATTGGGGTACCTGGCTGCGGTGGGGCACAGAAGGGTCACAATTAGAGAACTATGAACCCAGGGGTCCAGggtcagcctcctccctcagacccagctTTGTATTTCCAGGGTGAGGGCTCCTTACCAATGGGGCTGGCTGTGGTCCCCCAGCCTGACACCCGGCAGGGAGTCCCTGGGCTGGCACAGGACGTGGCCACAGCAATGGCCCTCACTGCTCGCCCCATGCGCACCTTCTTCTGCAGCCGCAGCAGCATCAGGTCATTGTTATGGGACCGGGGTTGGTACTGGGGATGTGGTACCTGGCGAACCACACGCACCACCTGCTGAGTAGCTTCCCACCTCCGTAGGTTGTGCTTGCCCAGGGCTACGTGAAGAATCCTGTCCCACAAACCCCAAGAGTAAATGCTGGTTAAAGTCTGACCACGCAGCATGTCCAGCCccattttcttctgtggtgaTGAAGTTCACTCAGAGTCTAACTGTGGCTGAGCATCTTGTAGCCTTCCCTTCTCACAGCCTGGGCATTCTCTCTTTGCCCAACCTCCTTTGACATTCCTTCCTCTTGTGTGCTATACCCAAGTGCAATTTGGAGTTCTTTACTCAGTTCCTGTGTCCATGCAGGTTTCTGGGTTTTGAGTTCTAAATAGGCCCATGAGTGAAGTCCTTGATGGCAGGGCTCCACACTCTGAACTCTGCCTCTCAGTCGAGATTCTTTTCTAGACTCCAAATCACAACCTAGCATCTGTGTTATGTTCTGTACATAGATCTGGGCTCACAGCTAAACTCTGGGACCCTGGAATTCTATAAGCTATTGACATAAGAACAAGAGAGATCACTCACGGGCGGGCACAGTGGGCAGCAGTGATGACCCACTCATCCGACAGTAGAACCCCTCCACACAGGAATCTACGCCCAGAGCCTGCTTGCAGGGCCACTTGCCACGGCTGGGAGTTCTGGATACATGTGTAGCCACCAATAATTTTATGATCTCCTTGACTCTGGACCATGGCTAGCGGAAGATGGGGTGGGTGGAATGGGGAGAGAAGATGGACAAATGTTTTCTAATCCCCAACTCTGTACCATGCCCAGCAGACAGAGACACTTCCTTGTAGTCCAATATCTAAACCATCCACCTCTTTCTGCTCCCCCAAGTGTGATATGCATGCATCATTACCCCCAACACAAACGGGGACTTCTCTGACCCTCCCTCAACTgacctccatggtttctgttattgtattcttgttcagctcatcCAGGGCCTTGCTATAGCAGTTCAAGGTTCCaatgaatatttttgttgttccattttcatatgtgtgtgtatttgtatatatatgggcacatgtatgcatgggtacatgtatatttgtgtatgcacatgtatgtattgaGGCCTGGAGGTATGTTGAGAATTTTCCTTGATCATTTTTCCATCTTATCcattgaggcagagtttctcagtCCAATCCAGAACTCATTCTTTAGGGGTGGTCTCACTAGCCAGCTTCCTTTGGGGATcccgtctctgccttccaaagttGGAATTCAAGGATGCCTGTCACAAACAGTAGCcactatgtaggttctgggaatctgaactccacTCATGGTTGAGTGGTAAGTGCTTGAACTGCTAAGCTCTCCAGTGCTCCTCCCCACAGAGTCCCACATGCCACTCAGTCCTTCCTCAACACACGGGTGTCCTTCCAAACCTTCCCACTCACCATCCCTTCACAgtccatttccttcttccctgacATGACCAAAGACAGCCCACGGGCCTCTTCAGATGGAAGCCGCTTGAGGTGTCAGAATCTTCTCTAATTCCTTATCTCCTCCATTTCCTGTGGCCACCTTTCTCGCCAA
Protein-coding regions in this window:
- the Klk14 gene encoding kallikrein-14, yielding MFLLLTVLQALALAMVQSQGDHKIIGGYTCIQNSQPWQVALQAGSGRRFLCGGVLLSDEWVITAAHCARPILHVALGKHNLRRWEATQQVVRVVRQVPHPQYQPRSHNNDLMLLRLQKKVRMGRAVRAIAVATSCASPGTPCRVSGWGTTASPIARYPNALQCVNVNIMSEEVCRQAYPGTITSGMVCAGVPEGGKDSCQGDSGGPLVCGGQLQGLVSWGMERCAMPGYPGVYANLCNYQNWIQRTMRGN